The window AGGGCGTCGACGACCGGTCGGTGGACCGCGGCTGCCCCATCTGCGGCAAGCCCCTCTCGCTGCACCAGGTGATCCGCCCCGAGGGCCAGGTCCGCTCCTCGACCCTGGTGTGCCCGCGCGACTGACGGCGGGAATTGCACCGAGCAACGCGACGTTCCTCCCCTCGTGAAGCTCTTCGAACCCACCTCCTTCGGCGCCCTGCGCCTGTCGAACCGCGTCGTCATGGCCCCGCTCACGCGCACCCGCGCCGGCGAGCACGGGATCCCGAACGACCTGCTCGTCGAGCACTACCGTCAGCGTGCGGGTCTCGGCATGATCATCACCGAGGGCACCTGGCCCGTGCAGGAGGGCCGCTCCTACCCCGGGCAGCCCGGCATCGAGACCGACGAACAGATCGCCGGCTGGCGTCGCGTCGCCGACGCCGTGCACGCCGAGGGCGGCACCATCGTGATGCAGCTCATGCACGGTGGCCGCGTCTCCCACCCGGACATCTCGCAGACGCCGCGCATCGTCGCCCCGAGCGCCATCGCTGCCCCCGGACAGACCCACACCGCCACCGGCAAGGCCGACATGCCCGTCCCCCACGAGCTGACCACCGCCGAGGTGCAGGACGCCGTGCAGGGCTTCGCGCAGGCCGCCCGCAACGCGATCGCCGCCGGACTCGACGGCGTCGAGGTCCACGGCGCCAACGGCTACCTCGTGCACGAGTTCATGTCCCCGGTGTCGAACACCCGCACCGACCAGTACGGCGGCTCCCCCGAGAACCGCGCCCGCTTCGCGATCGAGGTCACGACCGCCGTCGCCGAAGCCGTCGGCGCGGAGCGCACCGGCATCCGCCTGTCGCCCGAGCACGGCATCCAGGGCGTCATCGAGGACGACGCGGCCGACGTCCACGCGACCTACACGGCGATCACCGAGGGCCTCGCCCCGCTCGGACTCGCGTTCATCGACGTCCTGCACGCCGAGCCGACCGGCGACCTCGTGCAGCACGTCCGTCGCACCGCGGGCGCACCGTTCATCGTCAACTCGGGCTTCAGCGCGATGACGACACGTGAGGAAGCGATCACCGTCGTCCACGACCAGGACATCGCCGACGCGATCGCCGTCGGCCGTCCCGCCATCGCGAACCCGGACCTCGCCCACCGCTGGGAGCAAGACGCTGAGCTGAACGAGCCCCGCCCCGAGCTCTTCTACGGCGCGGGCGCCGAGGGCTACACCGACTACCCGTCGCTGGCCGAGGTGCGCGCGACCGTCTGACGCTGCGCGCGGTTCCGCCGGGGTGCCGCGACACCCCGCGTGCGTGCTGCCGAGGTTCCACGACACCCCGCGCGCGTTCCGTCGAGGTTCCGATCAGGACGGTGCGTGCCCGCGAGGTTCCGAGATCTCGGAACCTCGCGGGGTGGGGGCGAGCGAACGACGGACGGGAGGCCCGTGGCGGGACCGCCACGGGCCTCCCGTCTTCTCGCGTGCCGTCCCAGGGCGTGACGCGCTTCTCGTAGGATCGTCGCAGTGAACACTGCAACGCCGGGCGAGCGGGGCCCCGCGCACCGCGCGCGCGACACGACGCGGTGGGACATCCAGGGTCTCCGCGCCTTCGCGGTGCTGGCCGTCGTCGTGTACCACCTGTGGCCGCACGCCCTGCGGGGCGGCTTCGTCGGCGTCGACGTCTTCTTCGTGATCTCCGGGTTCCTCATCACGGGACTCCTGCTGCGCGAACAGCTCGCCACCGGCACGATCCACCTCGGTCGGTTCTGGTCACGGCGGGCGAAACGCCTGCTGCCGGCCGCGCTCCTCACCATCCTCACCACCGGCGCCGCAGTGCTCGTCGCCGTACCGAGCGCGCTGTGGGGGCAGTACGGCCGCGAGCTCATCGCGTCGACCGTCTACCTGCAGAACTGGGAGCTGGCGGCGAACTCGGTCGACTACCTGGCCTCGGCCGACGACCCCTCGCCGTTCCAGCACTTCTGGTCGCTGTCGGTCGAGGAGCAGTTCTACATCGTCCTGCCCCTGCTGCTGATCGGGCTGGCGGTGGCCGTCCGCGGCCGCCTCTCGACGCTGACCACCGCACGACTGTTGCTCGGCGCGGTCGTCGTGCTGTCCCTGGTGTGGAGCATCGTGCAGAGCAGCACGAACCCCGGCGTCGCGTACTTCTCCACCGGCACCCGGGCGTGGGAGTTCGCGCTCGGCGGCCTCGCCGCGACCGTGCACCTGCCTGAGGTGCGCACCGAGGTCGCCCGACGAGTGCGCATGATCCTGACGAGCATCGGCGCCGTGGCCCTCGTCCTGTCGCTGTTCGTCATCGGGGCGGAGACGCCGTTCCCCGGGATCGCCGCGCTGCTCCCCGTCGCCGGCGCGACCCTCGTGGTGCTGTTCGGCGGACGCACCGTGTTCGAGTCGATCGGAGCGCTCGGCCCGGTCGCGTTCACCGGACGGATCTCGTACGCCCTGTACCTGTGGCACTGGCCGCTCGTCGTGATCCTGCCGATCATGCTCGGGCGCCCGCTCGACTGGGCGACCAGCACCTCGGTGCTCCTGGTGTCGGTCGGGCTCGCCACAGCCACGACCATCTGGTTCGAGGAACCCGTCCGGTTCTCGAGCTGGTTGCGTGACCTGCGGCCCCGCGGGGTCGTCGCCCTCGGCGTCATCTGCACCTTCACGGTCGTGACCCTCGGCGCCTCGACCCTGACCGCGGTCTACGTGCAGGAGGTCCACGCGGAAGGCGCCACCAAGCAACTCACGAAGCAGCTCGCGACCGAACGGGCGCAGCACGACGAGTCCTGCATCGGCGCCGCGGCACGGATCAGCTCCGCCGACCCCTGCGTCGACCCGGCGCTGGCCGACACGCGCGTCCCCGACCCCGCCGCTGCCGAGGACGACGACGCGAACCGCCCCGAGTGCTGGAGCGGCACCTTCCGCACCTGCGTGCTCGGCAAGGCGAGCGGCTGGTCGAAGCACCTGATCGTCATCGGCGACTCGCACAGCAACGCCCTGCTCGGCGCCTACGAGAAGATCGCCGACGACAACGGGTGGCGCATCGACCTGGCCGGCATCGGCGGGTGCTACCTCACCACGGCGCAGCAGAACTCGGTGAACGCCGGCTCGCTGCGCGGCTGCAACGCCTGGAAGCACGCGGCCATCGACTACGTCCGCGCCCACCGCGACGCGGACGCCCTGGTCGTCACCCACTCCGCCACGCAGATGCCCGTCAGCCTGCCGGCCGGAGCTTCCCGCGACATCGCGACCCGCAACGGCCTCGTCGACGCCTGGGAGCAGGCCGCCGGCGACGAGCTCCCCGTCATCGCCCTCCGCGACAACCCGGTCCCCCGACCCGATGTCATCGCGTGCGTGAGCAAGATGTCCGGGCCGACGAACGCGTCGTGCGACCGGCCCCGCTCCGAGGCCCTCGCCCAGACCGACTCGTCGATCGAGGCCGTGCGGGCGTTCAAGGCGGCCGGAGGACGAGCCGGGGTCATCGACCTGACCGACTACTACTGCACCGAGACGACGTGCCCCGCGGTGATCGGCGGCGTGCTGGTCTACCGGGACACGACGCACATCACGGCGACGTGGGCGACGTCGTTGGAGCCGTACCTCGAGCGCGGGCTGCAGAAGCAGCTCACGGCGCTCGGGCGCTGAGCTGGGCGATACTCTCGACGACGTGAACAACGGTTGGCGTGACGGCATCCTGGTCGTCTGGCTCGTGTCCCTGCTCGTGTCGATCGCCCTGTGGGTCTCCATGGCCGTCATCATCAGCAAGGGCGCGAGCGGGGTGGACCTACTGCCGCTCGTGCCCATCCTGGAGCAAGCCGCAGAAGCGGTGACCGCCGGCTGGTTCGGGTCGCTGCTGCTGTGGCTCGCAGTGAGCGCCGTCGTGAAGGAGCACCACAAGGACCGGCAGCAGGCCGCGCGGGAGCGCTGACCCACCCGAACGCGGGCCTCCGCTGCGGGCGCCGTCCCTCTACTCTTGGGCCGGACCTCGCACGCCCGCAGTTCAGCACGTGCGCCGACTGAACGGAAGACACCCGTGACCGACCTCGCCTCCGAGCGTTCCGCGCCGGACACCTCCGCACCGGCCACCTCCGCCCCGAGCACGGACGGACCGCCCGGACTCGCCCCGCTGAGCCTGCTCGCCGTCGTGGCGATCGCGCTCGCCTTCGTCGCCCCGATCGGCGGTGTCGTCGTCGGGTTCATCGCGCGGCACGAGGTCCGGCGGAGCGGCGAGCGTGGGGACGGCCTGGCGTTCGCGGCCATCTTGATCGGCGCGACGCTGACGCTGTTCGGCGTGCTCGTCCCCGGAGCCCTCGCGCTGTCCGGCGTCATCGACTCGACGATCCAGCCCTGGGGCTGACTGGTCGGGCCGTCGTTCCACCAGCCGGTGGACGCCGGCCGCAGCGCTCAGTAGTGGCCGCGCCCGATGACGGCGTGCCGCACCCCGCCTGCCGGCGCCAGCACATCGCCGGCGAAACGCGGGATGACGTGTAGGTGGGCGTGGAAGACGGTCTGGCCGGCGGCGGACCCGTCGTTGAACCCGACGTTGTAGCCGTCAGGGTGGTGTTGCTCGTCGAGCCGGGCCTTCAGCAGCGCCACCATCCGGGTCATCGCGGACAGCTCACCCTCGGTCGCATCGAACCAGCTGGTGATCCGCCGCTTCGGGATGACGAGCGTGTGGCCAGGTGACACCGTGTGTGCATCGAGGACCGCGAAGACGAGCTCGTCGTCCGCAACCCACTGCGCGCGAGGTATCCGTTCGAACACGGACGTCGTCGTCATGTTCCCCATTCAACCTCGCCGTGCTTCACTCGGACCATGACCGCGACGACCGTCCTCGCATCCTGTGCCGTCGGGAACGTCGAGTGCCACGACACCGCCTCGGTCGACCTGCTCCCCCTGCTCGTCGTCGTCGTGCTCGTCGTCGTGGCGCTGGTCGCCCTGGGGATCGCGCTGCTCGGGCGTCAGCGCCGGTGATCTGAAGCGGGTCAGACGCTGACGATCTCCACCTGCCGCGCGGGAAGAGCGCCGTGCGACGCGGTCGCCAAGCGTGCCGGGAGCACGATGCCCCCAGCGCAGTGCGCCAGGTAGTCGAGGAACGCTCCGACGGTGCTCGACGAGCTGGGCTGCTCGCCGGGTTCGCGCATGTCCTCTGCTGCACGCACGTCGAGCGCACCGTCGACGTCCATGACGGCGATCCGACGGATGCCTCGCCGCGCTCGCACGAAAACGTTGGCGTACCCGCCGACGTTCTCGATCCGACGCAGGAGCACCGGCAGGCGTTCGTGCTCGAGTGCGACGACGACAGGACAGTGTCCGTCGACGTCGACCACCTCGAGTACGAGTTCTGCGAAGGGGCCGACCGCGAGGGCGCGATCGACCTCGACACGGAAGATGTCGAGTTCGGCCAGTTCAGTCATCACTGCCTCTCATGTCCCGGATTGTAACGGCGTCCGCGGTCAGACGGACCAGCGCAGCGTCCAAGTGCTCAGCGACGTCCGCGACGTGGTGCAGCGGTCCGATCGAGCTGACGGTGCCGTCCTCGTGGTGAAGGTGCACGTGTCCGTGGCAGCAGTCCACGCGCGCGACCTCCCGCCACGCTCCGTCGAGCTGCAGAGCGATCACGATCAACGCGAAGTCGACGAGTCGACCGTCTGCCCGGTAGAGCCGGAGGTCCAGCCGCATCGTGTCCGTGTCGTCGAGGCTCTGGTACCAGCTCCGTTCGACGCAGTCTCGTCGATCGGGCAGGCGGAAACGGCCCCGTTCTTGATCCGCGGCGGCACGTTCCGCGGCGAGACGCGCGCGGCGCACGTCTCGCCGTGGTTGCTGACCTCGACGAACCATGCCAGGAAGCTAGACCCGATCGCACCTGATCCTCAAGGAATCCGAATGCAACATTTGACTTCGCGCACGAACCATCAAAGATGAAGGGCCCCGGCGGAATCCGCCGGGGCCCTTCATCTGTTCGGTGTCATGCCGTTCAACCGGCACTGTGCGCTCGAAGGGACTCGAACCCCCAACCTTCTGATCCGTAGTCAGATGCTCTATCCATTGAGCTACGAGCGCGTGGCCTTGCGGCCGTGGAAGACTCTACAACAGCTCCGGCCCGGGCGCCAATCGAGGCCGCCCGACCGCTCCACTCGGCGTGTCGCGAGGCGACAGCCGAGCCCCCGACGTCACAGCGCCGCGGCCTCCTCGCCGAACACCTCGGCCAGGTACACGCGCAGGGCCTGCCACGATCGACGGTCCGCACGCTCCTGGTACTGGGCTCCGTGGTCGGGAGCATCGGTGCCGGGAACGGCGAACGCGTGCATGGCCCCGGCGTACGTGACGACCTGCCAGTCGACGCCGGGTTCGGTCCGCATCTCGTCCTGCCAGGCGTGCACGGCGTCGTCGGGCACGACGGGGTCCGCTCCGCCGGTCAGGACGAGCAGCTTCGCCCGGATCGCCGAGGCGTCGGCGGGGTCGTGCGTGATGAGGCCGCCGTGGAACGACACCGCTCCGACCAGGTCGGCGCCGGTGCGTGCGAGCTCGATCGCGGTGGAGCCGCCGAAGCAGTAGCCGATGACGACGATGCGGGCGGAGTCGACGTCGGGGTCCTGCCGCAGCCGCTCGAGTCCGGCGGTGGCGCGTGCCCGGAGCAGCGGCAGGTCCTGGTAGTACGAACCGGCGACCTGGCCGGCGGTGTCGTCACCGGGCCGGACGCCGGCGCCGTAGATGTCCGCGCCGAAGGCCACGTAGCCGAGCCGGGCGAGCATCGTCACGCGCGCTTCGACGTGCTCGTTCACGCCGTGCCAGTCGTGCACCACCAGGACGGCGGGGCGGGGTCCGGCGATGGCCGCGTCCTTCGCGAGCACGCCGAGCAGGTCGGTGCCCTCGTGGTCGTAGTGGACGGGCTCGACACGGATGTCGGCGCCGGCGGGTTCGGGAACGGTCTGCAGGACGTCGTCGATGGTGGTCACGTCGTCCGACGGTACGCCGCCGTCCGGGTCAGGCGTCGATGTTGTCCCAGTCCTCAGGACCGCTCGAGCCGGCCGGGTACCCGTCGAGGGGCGTCGTGCCGGCCTTCCACGCGTCGAGGAACGGTCCGACGACCTTCCAGCCCTGCACGGCGCTGTCGCCACGGACCGACAGGGTCGCGTCACCTTCGAGCACACCGGCCAGGACCTCGCCGTAGGCGCTGAGCCGTCCGGGGTTGAACGTCGTCTCGAGGCTGGTGCGGTCGATCGTGTACGGGTCGCCGGGGCCGTTGACGTTGAGCTCGAGCTGCATCTCGTCCGGCGCGATCCAGATCCGGAGCCGGTCCGGCTGCGCGGCGCCGGACAGACCGACGGGCACCTGCGGGGAGTCCTTGAACGTGATGACGATCTCGCGGCGCTGCTTCGCGAGCGCCTTGCCGGACCGCAGCGTGAAGGGCACCCCGGCCCATCGCCAGTTCGCGATCTCGAGGGTCAGCTGGGCCAGGGTCTCGGTGCCGAGCGACGGGTCGACGCCGTCCTCGTCGGCGTACGACGGCAGCTTGCGGTCGCCGACCGTGCCCGCGGTGTACCGGGCGCGCTTGCCGGCGGCGACGACGTCTCCACCCCACGGCCGGACGGCGCGGAGCACGAGCTCCTTCTGGGTCCGCAGGTCGTCGGCGTCGATCGACGCCGGTGCCTCCATCGCCACGACCGCCATGACCTGGAGCAGGTGGCTCTGGATCATGTCGGTGAGGGCGCCGGCCTTGTCGTAGTAGCGGGCGCGTCCTTCGAGGCCGAGGGTCTCGTCGTACACGATGTCGACGCGTTCGACGTGCTGCGAGGACAGCAGCGGCTCGATGATGCGGTTCGCGAAGCGCAGCCCGATCAGGTTGAGCACCGTCGAACGACCGAGGAAGTGGTCGACCCGGTGGATGCGCTCCTCGGGGATGAACGAGTGCAGCAGGTCGTTCAGGTGTTCGGCGCTGGCGGCGTCGGTGCCGAACGGCTTCTCGAGCGCCAGGCGGGTCCGTTTCGGCAGGTCGAGGTGGGCGAGCTGTTCGCAGCTCTTCTCGGTCACGGCCGGGGGCAGGGCGAAGTAGATCGCGGGGTCGTGGTCGCACGCCCCGAGCAGCGCGCGCAGGTCGTCGGGACTCGTGACGTCGGCCTTGCGGTACGAGGACGCGTCGATGACTGCCTGCAGCCGCGCGGACAGCGACGTCTCCCCTTCCGCGCCTTCGTCGCCCTCGTTCTTCGACGCCTGCGCGTTCTCGAAGGACTCGCGCACCTGCGCCTTCCAGTCGGCGTCGGAGAGGTCTTCGACACCCGCCCCGATGAGCTGGACGTCCCAGTCGTCCTTGACCTCGAGCAGGGTCGCGAGACCCGGCAGGAGCAGGCGCTTGGACAGGTCGCCGCTGGCTCCGAGGATGAGCAGGCTGGTCTGGAGGCTCGACATGCCCCCGACGGTACTCATCGGCCCCGGTGGATGGCCGGGCCGCTACGGTGGTGTCAGTCCGGCGCGAGGGAGCACCATGAGCAGTGGGTACGAAGGACGACGCCTCCGCGTCGTCGTGGTCGGCACCGGCATGATCGCGGGGGTCCACGCCCGCGCGGCCCGGGCTGCGGGTGCCGAGGTGCTCGGGGTGCTCGGCCGGAACGCGTCACGCTCCGAGCAGGTCGCGGCGCAGCTCGACCTGCCGCGCGGGTACGCCTCGCTCGACGACGTGATCGCGGACGCCCCGGACGTCGTGCACATCTGCACGCCGAACGACCAGCACCACCCGCAGGCCATGGCGGTCATCGCCGCCGGCATCAACGTGGTGTGCGAGAAGCCCCTCGCGATCGACCCGGCGCAGGCCGCCGAACTCGTCGCGGCGGCTGCCGAGGCCGGCGTGGTCGCCACGGTGCCGTTCGTCTACCGCTACCACCCCATGGTCCGCGAGATCCGCGCGCGCATCGCCGACGGGGAACTCGGCCGGCTGCTCGCCGTGCACGGTCACTACCTGCAGGACTGGATGCTCGACGAGGACGCCTCGAGCTGGCGGGTCGACCCGACCTCGAGCGGATCGTCCCGCGCGTTCGCCGACATCGGCTCGCACTGGTGCGACCTGGTCGAGTTCGTCACCGGCGAGCGCTTCACCTCGGTGTCCGCGGCGACCGACATCGTGTACCCGACCCGGCCCGCGGCATCAGGCCCCTCGTTCTCCGGCTCACCGGATCCCGACCCGGTCGCCGATGCCGCCGAACGGGCCGAGGTCACCACCGAGGACACCGCGGTCGCGACGTTCCGCACCCGCACCGGTCGGATCGGCAACGTGGTGATCTCGCAGGTCGCCTCGGGCCGGAAGAACCGCCTGTGGTTCGAGGTCGACGGCACCCGCGGCAGTGCCGCCTTCGACCAGGAGCAGCCCGAGTCCGCGTGGTTCGGCAACGAGCGCGGTGCGCAGATCGTGGTGCGCGACCCGTCGCAGGGGTACCCGGACCAGCGGCGTCTGGCCATCGTGCCGTCCGGCCACCCGCAGGGGTACCTCGACGCGTTCGCCGCCTTCGTCGCCGACACCTACACCGCGGTCCGCACCGGTGTGGCACCGGACGGCCTGCCGACCTTCGCGGACGGCGCTCGCTCCGCCGACATCATCGACGCCGTGATCGGCAGCGCCGCCGAGACCACCTGGCGGGAGATCCGGTGAAGCTCGGCATGCTGACGGCCTGTCTGCCGGCCTGGCCCCTCGACCGCATCGCGGAGTTCGCCGCTGGACAGGGCTACGAGCGCCTCGAGGTCGGCGTGTGGCCGGGCACCGGTGGCCGTGACTTCGAGGCGGCGCACCTGCCGGTGGCGACGTTCACCGACGAGGACGCTGCGGCGACCCGAGACCTGCTCGAGCGCACCGGGCTCGAGATCTCGGCACTCGCGTACTACGAGAACAACCTGCACCACGACCTCGCCCGGCGCGAGGAGGTCCGCACCCACCTCATGCACGCGATCGACACCGCGCAGGTGCTCGGTGTGCCGTACGTGGGCACGTTCATCGGCCGCGACACCACGAAGTCGGTGCGCGAGAACATGGCCGAGGGCGACCGGGTGCTGCCCGAACTCGTCGACTACGCCGGCGAGCGGGGCGTACGGTTGATCATCGAGAACTGCGTCATGGAGGGCTGGCACCCCGACGGGTACCCCGGCAACATCGCGTACTCCCCCGAGCTCTGGGGCTGGGTCACCGGACTCGGCTTCGGGCTGAACTGGGACCCGTCGCACCTGACCTGGATCGGCATCGACCCGGTCGAGACGATCCTGCCGTTCGCCGAGCACATCGTGCACGCGCAGGCGAAGGACCTCGAGCTCTTCCCCGCGAAGCGCAACGAGTACGGCTTCTTCGGCAAGGTCGACAAGGGCGACGACCCGTGGGACATGGGGTGGTGGCGCTTCCGGGTGCCGGGCCGCGGGGTCGTGGACTGGCCACACGTCGTCGACCGTCTGTACGAGGCCGGCTTCGACGGCACCCTGTCCGTCGAGCACGAGGACCCGCTCTGGGGCGGCACGGACGAGAAGGTCCTCGAGGGGCTGCGCATCGCCCACCGCACGCTCCGCCCCCTCATCGCGCAGGAACCCCCGTCCATGTGAACGTCGTGTGACGACTTCGAGGTGACACTGGCGGGTCGGCTGTGCGTCCTCATAGGTTCTCCGACGATGAACCTCCACTCCTCTCCGCGCCGCCGACGGCGCATCGCCAGCGGCGCGGCCTTCGCCACCGCGGGTGTGCTCGTCGCACTGTCCGTCCCCTCCACCGCCGTCGCCGCCGAGGGCGACACGACGATCGACATCATCGACGTCAACGACTTCCACGGCCGCATCGAGTCCGAGGGCACCGCCGCCGACAAGGCCGCGGGCGCAGCGAAGCTCGCCGGCGTCGTGCAGTCGTACCGCGAGGCCAACCCGAACACGATCTTCGCCAGCGTCGGCGACAACGTCGGTGCCTCGACGTTCACCTCGCTGATCCAGCAGGACACCCCGACGATCGACGCACTCAACGCGATGGACCTCGACGTCAGCGCGATCGGCAACCACGAGCTCGACAAGGGCCAGGACGACCTGACCGGCCGCATCGAGGACCGGGCCGACTGGCCGTACGTCTCGGCGAACATCGTGGAGGAGGGCACGACCGACCCCGCGTTCGAGCCGTACTCCATCGTGGAGAGGGGCGGCG of the Curtobacterium sp. TC1 genome contains:
- a CDS encoding glucose-6-phosphate dehydrogenase codes for the protein MSSLQTSLLILGASGDLSKRLLLPGLATLLEVKDDWDVQLIGAGVEDLSDADWKAQVRESFENAQASKNEGDEGAEGETSLSARLQAVIDASSYRKADVTSPDDLRALLGACDHDPAIYFALPPAVTEKSCEQLAHLDLPKRTRLALEKPFGTDAASAEHLNDLLHSFIPEERIHRVDHFLGRSTVLNLIGLRFANRIIEPLLSSQHVERVDIVYDETLGLEGRARYYDKAGALTDMIQSHLLQVMAVVAMEAPASIDADDLRTQKELVLRAVRPWGGDVVAAGKRARYTAGTVGDRKLPSYADEDGVDPSLGTETLAQLTLEIANWRWAGVPFTLRSGKALAKQRREIVITFKDSPQVPVGLSGAAQPDRLRIWIAPDEMQLELNVNGPGDPYTIDRTSLETTFNPGRLSAYGEVLAGVLEGDATLSVRGDSAVQGWKVVGPFLDAWKAGTTPLDGYPAGSSGPEDWDNIDA
- a CDS encoding HIT family protein — its product is MTTTSVFERIPRAQWVADDELVFAVLDAHTVSPGHTLVIPKRRITSWFDATEGELSAMTRMVALLKARLDEQHHPDGYNVGFNDGSAAGQTVFHAHLHVIPRFAGDVLAPAGGVRHAVIGRGHY
- a CDS encoding acyltransferase family protein; the encoded protein is MNTATPGERGPAHRARDTTRWDIQGLRAFAVLAVVVYHLWPHALRGGFVGVDVFFVISGFLITGLLLREQLATGTIHLGRFWSRRAKRLLPAALLTILTTGAAVLVAVPSALWGQYGRELIASTVYLQNWELAANSVDYLASADDPSPFQHFWSLSVEEQFYIVLPLLLIGLAVAVRGRLSTLTTARLLLGAVVVLSLVWSIVQSSTNPGVAYFSTGTRAWEFALGGLAATVHLPEVRTEVARRVRMILTSIGAVALVLSLFVIGAETPFPGIAALLPVAGATLVVLFGGRTVFESIGALGPVAFTGRISYALYLWHWPLVVILPIMLGRPLDWATSTSVLLVSVGLATATTIWFEEPVRFSSWLRDLRPRGVVALGVICTFTVVTLGASTLTAVYVQEVHAEGATKQLTKQLATERAQHDESCIGAAARISSADPCVDPALADTRVPDPAAAEDDDANRPECWSGTFRTCVLGKASGWSKHLIVIGDSHSNALLGAYEKIADDNGWRIDLAGIGGCYLTTAQQNSVNAGSLRGCNAWKHAAIDYVRAHRDADALVVTHSATQMPVSLPAGASRDIATRNGLVDAWEQAAGDELPVIALRDNPVPRPDVIACVSKMSGPTNASCDRPRSEALAQTDSSIEAVRAFKAAGGRAGVIDLTDYYCTETTCPAVIGGVLVYRDTTHITATWATSLEPYLERGLQKQLTALGR
- a CDS encoding sugar phosphate isomerase/epimerase family protein, producing the protein MKLGMLTACLPAWPLDRIAEFAAGQGYERLEVGVWPGTGGRDFEAAHLPVATFTDEDAAATRDLLERTGLEISALAYYENNLHHDLARREEVRTHLMHAIDTAQVLGVPYVGTFIGRDTTKSVRENMAEGDRVLPELVDYAGERGVRLIIENCVMEGWHPDGYPGNIAYSPELWGWVTGLGFGLNWDPSHLTWIGIDPVETILPFAEHIVHAQAKDLELFPAKRNEYGFFGKVDKGDDPWDMGWWRFRVPGRGVVDWPHVVDRLYEAGFDGTLSVEHEDPLWGGTDEKVLEGLRIAHRTLRPLIAQEPPSM
- a CDS encoding dienelactone hydrolase family protein yields the protein MTTIDDVLQTVPEPAGADIRVEPVHYDHEGTDLLGVLAKDAAIAGPRPAVLVVHDWHGVNEHVEARVTMLARLGYVAFGADIYGAGVRPGDDTAGQVAGSYYQDLPLLRARATAGLERLRQDPDVDSARIVVIGYCFGGSTAIELARTGADLVGAVSFHGGLITHDPADASAIRAKLLVLTGGADPVVPDDAVHAWQDEMRTEPGVDWQVVTYAGAMHAFAVPGTDAPDHGAQYQERADRRSWQALRVYLAEVFGEEAAAL
- a CDS encoding DUF4190 domain-containing protein, whose protein sequence is MTDLASERSAPDTSAPATSAPSTDGPPGLAPLSLLAVVAIALAFVAPIGGVVVGFIARHEVRRSGERGDGLAFAAILIGATLTLFGVLVPGALALSGVIDSTIQPWG
- a CDS encoding alkene reductase — translated: MKLFEPTSFGALRLSNRVVMAPLTRTRAGEHGIPNDLLVEHYRQRAGLGMIITEGTWPVQEGRSYPGQPGIETDEQIAGWRRVADAVHAEGGTIVMQLMHGGRVSHPDISQTPRIVAPSAIAAPGQTHTATGKADMPVPHELTTAEVQDAVQGFAQAARNAIAAGLDGVEVHGANGYLVHEFMSPVSNTRTDQYGGSPENRARFAIEVTTAVAEAVGAERTGIRLSPEHGIQGVIEDDAADVHATYTAITEGLAPLGLAFIDVLHAEPTGDLVQHVRRTAGAPFIVNSGFSAMTTREEAITVVHDQDIADAIAVGRPAIANPDLAHRWEQDAELNEPRPELFYGAGAEGYTDYPSLAEVRATV
- a CDS encoding Gfo/Idh/MocA family protein; this encodes MSSGYEGRRLRVVVVGTGMIAGVHARAARAAGAEVLGVLGRNASRSEQVAAQLDLPRGYASLDDVIADAPDVVHICTPNDQHHPQAMAVIAAGINVVCEKPLAIDPAQAAELVAAAAEAGVVATVPFVYRYHPMVREIRARIADGELGRLLAVHGHYLQDWMLDEDASSWRVDPTSSGSSRAFADIGSHWCDLVEFVTGERFTSVSAATDIVYPTRPAASGPSFSGSPDPDPVADAAERAEVTTEDTAVATFRTRTGRIGNVVISQVASGRKNRLWFEVDGTRGSAAFDQEQPESAWFGNERGAQIVVRDPSQGYPDQRRLAIVPSGHPQGYLDAFAAFVADTYTAVRTGVAPDGLPTFADGARSADIIDAVIGSAAETTWREIR